A single genomic interval of Streptomyces graminofaciens harbors:
- a CDS encoding sensor histidine kinase, with amino-acid sequence MTPSTPATPSTPATPPPGRRSPTPSPTSYAPSSSTSPGVALAAREPENRPRLVDTVVAVALFACSFPGSLITFPGQDLEVPWWPGVVLAGVACVALLWHRSHPRTTTALTLLCAIAASALGYLLTVLLLAPLMVSLYSLAIRTGRRTANTYAFTGIALLVATGLIAGPVDEPLVLKLLGPAAWLLLPTALGTAARLRGAYMEAVQARADHAERTREEEARRRVAEERMRIARDLHDVVAHHLVLANLQAGAVARQLPARPAEAAALVTELTGTTASALRELKVTVGLLRQGDDPDRPLEPTPGLDRLPELAASFVNAGLAVAVIAAGEARPLSAGAELAAYRIVQEALTNVTKHAAVDTAVVRLTYFSDRLRITVTNDAGTAAPGGPSSPRPGGGYGLIGMRERALLVGGHLRVGPRAHGGFEVATELPLLRPSPSSALSSSPASAPSSAPSSAPSSAPSSARPVHPRRI; translated from the coding sequence ATGACGCCCTCCACGCCCGCCACGCCCTCCACTCCCGCCACACCCCCGCCGGGCCGACGAAGCCCCACCCCCTCCCCCACCTCGTACGCCCCCTCCTCCTCCACCTCCCCAGGCGTGGCCCTGGCCGCGCGGGAGCCCGAGAACCGCCCCCGACTCGTCGACACGGTCGTCGCCGTCGCGCTCTTCGCCTGTTCGTTCCCCGGCAGTCTCATCACCTTTCCGGGGCAGGACCTGGAAGTGCCGTGGTGGCCCGGCGTGGTGCTGGCCGGGGTCGCCTGTGTGGCCCTGCTGTGGCATCGGAGCCATCCCCGTACGACGACCGCGCTGACCCTCCTCTGCGCGATCGCCGCGTCCGCGCTCGGCTACCTCCTCACCGTCCTGCTGCTGGCACCGCTGATGGTCTCGCTGTACTCGCTGGCCATCCGCACCGGCCGCAGGACCGCCAACACCTACGCCTTCACCGGCATCGCCCTGCTCGTGGCCACCGGCCTGATCGCGGGCCCGGTGGACGAGCCGCTCGTACTGAAGCTGCTCGGTCCCGCGGCCTGGCTGCTGCTGCCCACCGCCCTCGGTACCGCGGCCCGGCTGCGCGGCGCCTATATGGAGGCCGTGCAGGCACGGGCCGACCACGCGGAGCGGACACGGGAGGAGGAGGCGCGGCGGCGGGTCGCAGAAGAGCGGATGCGGATCGCCCGGGATCTGCACGACGTCGTGGCCCACCATCTCGTCCTCGCCAACCTCCAGGCCGGCGCCGTCGCCCGCCAACTGCCCGCCCGGCCGGCCGAGGCGGCGGCGCTGGTCACCGAGCTGACCGGCACCACCGCCTCGGCGCTGCGCGAACTCAAGGTCACGGTCGGACTGCTGCGCCAGGGCGACGACCCGGACAGACCCCTGGAACCCACCCCCGGTCTCGACCGACTTCCGGAGCTGGCGGCCTCGTTCGTGAACGCGGGGCTCGCGGTCGCCGTGATCGCCGCGGGAGAGGCGCGTCCGCTCTCCGCCGGCGCGGAACTCGCGGCATACCGCATCGTGCAGGAGGCGCTCACCAACGTCACCAAGCACGCCGCCGTCGACACGGCCGTCGTACGGCTCACCTACTTCTCGGACCGGCTGCGCATCACCGTCACCAATGACGCGGGTACGGCGGCGCCGGGCGGCCCGTCGTCGCCCCGGCCCGGCGGTGGCTACGGCCTCATCGGGATGCGGGAGCGGGCGCTCCTGGTCGGGGGCCATCTCAGGGTCGGGCCCCGTGCCCACGGGGGCTTCGAGGTGGCCACGGAGCTGCCACTGCTGCGGCCGTCGCCCTCTTCGGCGCTCTCCTCATCACCCGCTTCAGCGCCCTCTTCAGCGCCCTCTTCAGCGCCCTCCTCGGCGCCCTCCTCGGCGCGCCCCGTCCATCCGCGCCGCATTTAG
- a CDS encoding GtrA family protein: MNETAAAPTAPGPLASFARFVLFGGGIGVLSSGAVALFAGWMPWVVANAVITVASTVLCTELHARFTFGSGRRAGWREHWQSAGSAAAAYVVTSVAMLILHLVQSSPGMLTEQIVYLGASGLAGTGRFLVLRLFVFTAGRKPSTEPVRPQAASGARPQLQPLRLNVGHGLAPVSAAA; encoded by the coding sequence ATGAACGAGACCGCCGCGGCCCCCACCGCACCCGGTCCGCTCGCCTCCTTCGCCCGCTTCGTGCTGTTCGGCGGTGGGATCGGCGTCCTCTCCAGCGGTGCGGTGGCGCTGTTCGCCGGATGGATGCCCTGGGTGGTGGCGAACGCGGTGATCACCGTCGCCTCCACCGTCCTGTGCACCGAACTGCACGCCCGCTTCACCTTCGGGTCGGGGCGGCGGGCCGGCTGGCGCGAGCACTGGCAGTCGGCGGGCTCGGCGGCGGCCGCGTACGTGGTGACCAGCGTCGCGATGCTGATCCTGCACCTGGTGCAGTCGTCGCCCGGGATGCTGACCGAGCAGATCGTCTACCTCGGCGCCTCCGGCCTGGCCGGCACAGGCCGCTTCCTCGTCCTTCGCCTGTTCGTCTTCACCGCGGGCCGCAAGCCGAGCACCGAGCCGGTACGGCCCCAGGCCGCGTCCGGCGCTCGCCCCCAGCTCCAGCCCCTGCGCCTGAACGTCGGCCACGGCCTGGCACCCGTCTCCGCCGCCGCCTGA
- a CDS encoding DUF952 domain-containing protein yields the protein MIYHIVPLAAWNADPDRPYAPASLAEDGFVHCSPDEEITLVIVNDFYRDAPRPLLALLIDEDRLISECVFEAAVPGPPPGVPEGTLFPHVYGPVDRDAVERVLEVRWDEEGWATGLAEV from the coding sequence ATGATCTACCACATAGTCCCCCTCGCCGCCTGGAACGCCGACCCCGACCGCCCCTACGCACCGGCCTCCCTGGCCGAGGACGGTTTCGTCCACTGTTCTCCGGACGAGGAGATCACCCTCGTCATCGTGAACGACTTCTACCGCGACGCGCCCCGGCCGCTGCTGGCGCTGCTCATCGACGAGGACAGGCTCATCTCGGAGTGCGTGTTCGAGGCGGCGGTTCCCGGCCCGCCGCCCGGTGTCCCGGAGGGCACCCTGTTCCCGCACGTGTACGGGCCCGTCGACCGCGATGCCGTGGAGCGGGTCCTGGAGGTGCGGTGGGACGAGGAGGGGTGGGCGACCGGGCTGGCGGAGGTCTGA